One window of Sulfurospirillum sp. 1612 genomic DNA carries:
- a CDS encoding MFS transporter codes for MYKIDNPKNNYKNVAHAFFLALAITIAEPSTILPLIVHHFSNNVIMVGIFVSLLRGGAIVIQLYAAFYAQAYKKVLPYLGKVFFARWLAWLSIGLSIYFIGDSNKPLTLFFIGLGLFFFSFSAGFGAIYFKELQAKLFSKKYRGTTMANRQVAGSIASIISGGVAGYVLANFEAPLSFAYLFLVSSAIMAIGFLAFVTIEEPAKNNVSIKEQNFTLFLQNATKILKQDKRLQKQIITIFLSFSYFLSMPFVILNANHSFHLTGWMLGGFITLQMIGSIIGSSLIWRRISDYEKMLSLSFIFMILAFVIALFADNVYTYGAIFLLFGIGFDGLSISGMNLVIEIAPEDKRPIYTALQTNITSIGLFFPILGGILLKYLGSYQLIYSISIVLLCLGLLLSFQLKKL; via the coding sequence ATGTATAAAATAGACAATCCAAAAAATAATTATAAAAACGTCGCCCACGCATTTTTCCTCGCCTTGGCCATCACCATAGCCGAGCCCTCCACAATCTTGCCGCTTATTGTGCATCATTTCAGCAATAACGTTATCATGGTCGGTATTTTTGTATCCCTGCTTCGCGGTGGGGCCATTGTGATTCAACTCTATGCAGCGTTTTATGCACAAGCTTATAAAAAAGTCTTACCCTATCTTGGAAAAGTATTTTTTGCACGATGGCTTGCGTGGTTGTCGATTGGTTTGAGTATCTATTTTATCGGGGACTCCAATAAACCTTTGACTCTGTTTTTTATCGGACTAGGACTCTTTTTCTTCTCTTTTAGTGCGGGTTTTGGAGCCATCTATTTTAAAGAATTACAAGCCAAACTCTTTTCTAAAAAATACCGTGGTACCACCATGGCCAATCGCCAAGTAGCTGGCAGTATCGCCTCTATCATTAGTGGTGGTGTCGCAGGATATGTCTTGGCAAATTTTGAAGCGCCCCTGAGTTTTGCGTATCTTTTTCTTGTGAGTAGCGCCATCATGGCCATCGGGTTTTTGGCATTTGTCACGATAGAAGAACCGGCTAAAAATAATGTCTCCATCAAAGAACAAAACTTTACACTTTTTCTTCAAAATGCCACCAAAATTCTCAAACAAGATAAACGCTTACAAAAGCAAATTATTACCATCTTTTTAAGTTTTAGTTACTTTTTATCCATGCCTTTTGTGATTTTAAATGCCAACCACTCCTTTCACCTCACCGGATGGATGCTAGGTGGATTTATCACCTTGCAGATGATTGGGAGTATTATCGGTAGTAGTCTGATTTGGAGGCGTATTAGCGATTATGAGAAGATGCTCTCGTTGAGTTTTATTTTTATGATTTTAGCTTTTGTCATCGCACTATTTGCCGATAATGTTTATACCTATGGTGCGATTTTTTTACTTTTTGGTATCGGTTTTGATGGTTTGAGTATCAGCGGGATGAACTTAGTCATCGAGATTGCGCCTGAGGATAAAAGACCCATCTATACGGCACTTCAAACCAATATCACTTCCATTGGACTATTTTTCCCTATTTTAGGAGGTATCCTTTTGAAGTATTTGGGAAGTTATCAACTCATATATAGTATCAGTATTGTGTTACTGTGTCTTGGATTATTGTTAAGTTTTCAGCTGAAAAAGCTCTAA
- a CDS encoding molybdopterin-containing oxidoreductase family protein, with translation MQVLKEETKVSRRSFLKGASLGLMSVPLFGMKRTIAGETPLFSPTQPKGNTQLHHVTCPRNCRDACALIAEVQDGVMIDIKGDPAHPVTRGTACVKGQAYREYLYATDRIMYPMKRAGKKGEGKWERISWDEAFKYTAKRLKSIKKRYGGEAIAEFVYSGNEGFISKSIAPGNFFEKIGATRLVRNPCDWPRYVGEPSTIGTPFSKDALEAQYSDMYITWGSNEAYTAVHWAKFGQDVRKRGGKLITINTVRTPMANQSDMFIQLKPCSDAAFSLGVCKVLIEENLYDKKFVENYTMGFGELVKETKEYTLIQLADMCGITVKEIEVFAREYAKAKAPFICSGDGGQRHFCGARMIRAATFLPVLVGAVTKLGGGIFWAYTNLKPCYTFDKVSPDLSPKDKHGKKIKRQTANYVQFGRALRLDNPTSLDTESDSYKEVKLKTPIRAVINYNTNLMVTAPNTQLIKDRLVKDDLFLIVMDPFNTDTVDYADIVLPAGTFLESEDIQNDQVSGYVHYNAAAAKLVGESKTNLEIFNGLAKAMGYNDECFNWNAEQILRMMLDTDFNKSQNITYEKLKTIGWVKPIRNAKTMKDHFPYYPYHEENNLVFKTKSGKCELYSQHFKDEGFHPVIDIGTDEDYYRSQKRYGAAYLKKHPLCFMTPGTQLQNNSNWGSTKYIASRVDYDGYPELFMTKEDAAPRGIKEGSVVSAKNELGEAFFRVRITTQIKPGITYAWNNIWHKTTKTKTGANYLCCDGIGDLGQGAVFTATFIEVKKV, from the coding sequence TTGCAAGTTTTAAAAGAAGAGACTAAAGTAAGTCGTAGAAGCTTTCTTAAAGGCGCAAGCTTAGGTTTGATGAGTGTTCCACTTTTTGGTATGAAACGTACCATCGCCGGAGAAACACCACTTTTTAGCCCAACGCAACCCAAAGGCAATACCCAGCTACATCATGTAACCTGTCCAAGGAACTGCCGTGATGCGTGTGCGCTTATCGCTGAAGTACAAGATGGTGTCATGATTGATATCAAAGGAGACCCAGCCCATCCTGTGACACGAGGAACCGCTTGTGTTAAAGGTCAAGCTTATCGAGAGTATTTATATGCAACCGATAGAATCATGTATCCGATGAAAAGAGCCGGAAAAAAAGGCGAAGGAAAATGGGAGCGCATCAGTTGGGATGAGGCATTCAAATATACCGCAAAAAGATTAAAAAGTATTAAGAAAAGATACGGTGGAGAGGCGATTGCTGAGTTTGTATATTCAGGAAACGAAGGTTTCATCAGTAAATCAATCGCTCCGGGAAACTTTTTTGAAAAAATCGGTGCCACAAGGCTGGTGAGAAACCCTTGTGACTGGCCACGATATGTGGGTGAACCAAGTACAATTGGAACACCATTTTCCAAAGATGCTCTAGAGGCGCAATACTCTGATATGTACATCACATGGGGTTCAAATGAAGCGTATACTGCGGTACACTGGGCAAAATTTGGTCAAGATGTGAGAAAAAGAGGCGGTAAATTAATCACGATTAATACCGTGAGAACGCCTATGGCAAATCAATCTGATATGTTTATCCAACTCAAACCTTGTAGTGACGCTGCTTTTAGCTTAGGTGTATGTAAAGTTCTGATTGAAGAAAATTTATATGACAAAAAGTTTGTAGAAAACTATACGATGGGTTTTGGTGAGTTAGTCAAAGAGACCAAAGAATACACCCTCATACAATTGGCTGATATGTGTGGGATTACCGTGAAAGAAATCGAAGTGTTTGCGCGAGAATATGCAAAAGCAAAAGCACCGTTCATTTGTAGTGGTGATGGCGGACAACGACACTTCTGTGGTGCGAGGATGATTCGTGCTGCGACTTTCTTGCCAGTACTTGTGGGTGCTGTAACAAAACTCGGTGGCGGTATCTTCTGGGCGTATACCAATCTAAAACCATGTTATACGTTTGATAAAGTATCTCCAGATCTCTCACCAAAAGACAAACATGGTAAAAAAATCAAAAGACAAACTGCCAATTATGTCCAATTTGGTCGTGCCTTGAGATTAGATAATCCAACCAGTTTGGATACTGAGTCTGATTCTTACAAAGAGGTCAAACTCAAAACTCCAATTCGCGCGGTTATTAATTATAACACCAACTTGATGGTGACCGCACCAAATACACAACTCATCAAAGATCGTTTGGTAAAAGATGATTTGTTCTTGATTGTTATGGATCCATTTAATACCGACACGGTCGATTATGCAGATATCGTTTTACCAGCGGGTACCTTTTTGGAATCAGAAGATATTCAAAATGACCAAGTTTCTGGTTATGTACACTATAACGCCGCCGCCGCCAAACTGGTTGGTGAGAGTAAAACAAACCTAGAGATTTTCAACGGTCTTGCAAAAGCCATGGGTTATAATGATGAGTGTTTTAATTGGAATGCCGAACAAATTTTACGAATGATGCTCGATACGGATTTCAATAAATCTCAAAATATTACGTATGAAAAATTAAAAACCATCGGTTGGGTTAAACCAATCAGAAATGCCAAAACTATGAAAGATCATTTTCCTTATTATCCTTATCATGAAGAAAATAATCTTGTGTTTAAAACCAAATCAGGTAAATGTGAACTCTATTCTCAACATTTTAAAGATGAAGGTTTTCATCCGGTCATCGACATCGGAACCGATGAAGATTATTACCGATCACAAAAAAGATACGGTGCTGCGTATTTGAAAAAACATCCACTCTGTTTTATGACTCCAGGAACACAACTCCAAAACAACTCAAACTGGGGTAGCACCAAATATATTGCCAGTCGTGTGGATTATGATGGTTATCCTGAACTTTTCATGACCAAAGAAGATGCCGCACCTCGAGGAATCAAAGAGGGCAGTGTGGTGAGTGCTAAAAACGAACTGGGCGAAGCCTTCTTTAGGGTACGAATTACCACACAAATCAAACCAGGGATTACGTATGCTTGGAACAACATTTGGCATAAAACCACAAAAACAAAAACGGGTGCGAACTATTTGTGCTGTGATGGGATTGGTGATTTAGGTCAAGGTGCTGTATTTACAGCCACATTTATTGAAGTAAAAAAAGTATAG
- a CDS encoding disulfide bond formation protein B, producing the protein MEKTSRFYTLISLAVIGIIALPVGIANIVFGYMLGDSPCTSCWSLRITMIVIATSALFIIRYGLRLKYVGMMLIAAAYGLWNAFWHLGIYAQLDMGQGQALMVFNLHTQLWAGVVMWAVILLFALILLFTGPSLQELAAEFKGQKYRKLSKLDGIAFIVFIVIVTSNAFQAFVAVGPPPFTGPDSPARFTLNPKYISWQTGLTNLFSDPSWRGPMGVSDPDLASSQAPGFEFNNNPADAPLVVNEALNIESKKVLDLPLNSPINGLRFNPKNNKFALVTEDWGLYLSGITLDSVEKHFVLDHLYFPVVLNFVGVDFMGDNIKVMGYNKAYITVKVDDNADEVAGFANFYEGADQFTPVERSMFQTVRAKTSYVGSFVADEKYSYAISVPNNLNPSFILIKQSNADGMLSAELTPEIGSGVTLKEKRTLGELYTTALAYKDGKLYAASKNFNIIVVIDTATDSIVDTYSFPSEIKNIRGMDFVDDALYVVSYQDNKNMLYILK; encoded by the coding sequence ATGGAAAAAACTTCAAGATTTTATACATTGATATCTCTCGCCGTCATTGGTATCATAGCACTTCCTGTTGGAATTGCCAATATTGTTTTTGGTTATATGTTGGGAGATTCTCCCTGTACCAGTTGCTGGTCACTAAGAATCACGATGATCGTGATTGCGACATCAGCACTATTTATCATTCGCTATGGTCTTCGTCTCAAATATGTCGGGATGATGCTCATCGCTGCGGCTTATGGACTTTGGAATGCGTTTTGGCATCTTGGGATTTATGCGCAGTTAGATATGGGACAAGGTCAAGCGCTGATGGTTTTTAACTTGCACACACAATTGTGGGCAGGCGTCGTTATGTGGGCTGTGATTTTATTGTTTGCATTGATTTTGCTTTTTACGGGTCCTTCTTTGCAAGAGTTAGCAGCGGAGTTTAAAGGGCAAAAGTATCGAAAACTCTCCAAACTCGATGGTATTGCTTTTATTGTTTTTATTGTCATTGTTACGTCCAATGCGTTTCAAGCATTTGTTGCGGTGGGACCTCCTCCTTTTACCGGTCCGGATTCTCCAGCAAGATTTACTTTAAATCCAAAATATATTTCATGGCAAACAGGGTTGACAAACCTCTTCTCTGATCCATCATGGCGTGGCCCTATGGGTGTGAGTGATCCTGATCTTGCTAGTAGTCAGGCTCCTGGATTTGAATTCAATAATAACCCAGCAGATGCTCCTTTAGTGGTTAATGAAGCTCTTAATATTGAATCTAAAAAAGTCTTGGATTTACCTTTAAATAGTCCTATCAATGGCTTACGATTTAATCCAAAAAATAATAAATTTGCTTTAGTAACAGAGGATTGGGGTCTGTATTTGAGCGGGATTACTTTGGATTCTGTTGAGAAACATTTTGTCCTTGATCATCTCTATTTTCCTGTTGTATTAAATTTCGTCGGAGTAGATTTTATGGGAGATAATATCAAAGTCATGGGCTATAACAAAGCTTATATCACCGTGAAAGTAGATGATAATGCCGATGAAGTTGCGGGATTTGCTAATTTTTATGAAGGTGCTGATCAATTTACACCCGTTGAGCGCTCCATGTTTCAAACCGTTAGAGCAAAGACGAGTTATGTGGGTAGCTTTGTGGCAGATGAAAAATATAGTTATGCCATCTCGGTACCAAATAACCTAAATCCTAGCTTTATTTTAATCAAACAATCCAATGCAGATGGCATGCTATCAGCTGAATTAACACCGGAAATTGGCAGTGGTGTCACACTCAAAGAGAAACGAACCTTGGGTGAATTATATACAACCGCCCTAGCGTATAAAGATGGAAAGCTTTATGCCGCGAGCAAAAACTTTAACATTATCGTCGTAATCGATACGGCGACAGATTCAATCGTAGACACCTACTCTTTCCCTAGTGAAATAAAAAATATACGAGGTATGGATTTTGTTGATGACGCACTGTATGTCGTGAGTTATCAAGATAACAAAAACATGCTTTATATTTTGAAATAA
- a CDS encoding transporter substrate-binding domain-containing protein: MIKLLCIGLFLQINVWAAVDIGLTQKEKDWLAQHPSITVGIDRNYAPFEFQDSHGEFKGIAIDYLAEIKKMLNIKINIVTAKTWKEVTELARDKSVDVLSCIAPTHKRGEYLLFTHSYLSFPMAIVTNKIVGYVDGLRELNGKTVAVIDDYMSHHILEEFHKDIFLVKTENLTQGLNLVLAGKTYAYVGNLSQIAYSIQNDGFQNLAISGIAKYRFDYAMGVRDDAPILRDILQKCIHAIPQEVKDNIYCQWFPPLFQKAVDYTLVWQISAFGAILIGIFLYWTYRLKKEIKKRKATENSLKRNREWLNCSLQSAKIGAWDWDIPQKTITGNSVFAALIECSNNEISMPIDQFQKEFIHQKDLPAVIQHIEECFNSTDEFCRIQFRIISQSGALKYVESRSRIFKYDRYNNPIRMIGFIKELTPPLS; encoded by the coding sequence GTGATTAAATTACTCTGTATCGGTCTGTTTCTACAAATAAACGTATGGGCTGCAGTCGATATTGGATTAACGCAAAAAGAGAAAGATTGGCTAGCACAGCACCCTAGCATCACCGTAGGCATCGATAGAAATTATGCGCCATTTGAATTTCAAGATAGTCATGGGGAATTTAAAGGTATTGCCATTGATTATCTCGCTGAAATCAAAAAGATGCTCAACATCAAAATCAACATTGTCACCGCCAAAACATGGAAGGAAGTCACAGAATTAGCAAGAGATAAATCGGTTGATGTACTCTCTTGTATCGCACCCACTCATAAAAGGGGAGAATACCTCCTCTTTACACATTCCTACCTCTCTTTTCCTATGGCTATTGTGACCAATAAGATTGTGGGGTATGTTGATGGATTAAGAGAGTTAAACGGCAAAACCGTAGCAGTTATTGATGATTATATGAGCCATCACATCCTAGAAGAGTTTCATAAAGATATCTTTTTAGTCAAAACCGAAAATTTGACGCAGGGGCTTAATTTAGTGCTTGCGGGCAAGACGTATGCTTATGTTGGAAATTTATCTCAAATCGCCTACTCTATCCAAAATGATGGTTTTCAAAATCTGGCGATATCGGGCATCGCCAAGTATCGATTTGATTATGCTATGGGAGTGCGAGATGATGCGCCTATTTTGAGGGATATATTGCAAAAATGTATTCATGCAATCCCCCAAGAAGTCAAAGACAATATCTATTGTCAGTGGTTCCCACCATTGTTTCAAAAAGCGGTTGATTATACTCTCGTCTGGCAAATATCGGCCTTTGGTGCTATTTTGATTGGGATTTTTCTCTATTGGACGTATCGTTTAAAAAAAGAAATAAAAAAAAGAAAAGCGACAGAAAATTCTCTCAAACGCAACCGAGAGTGGCTCAATTGTAGTTTGCAATCTGCAAAAATAGGCGCTTGGGATTGGGATATTCCGCAAAAAACAATCACGGGAAATTCAGTATTTGCCGCATTGATTGAGTGCTCAAACAATGAAATCTCAATGCCCATAGATCAATTTCAAAAGGAATTTATCCATCAAAAAGATTTGCCCGCTGTGATTCAGCATATTGAAGAGTGTTTTAACAGTACCGATGAATTTTGTCGTATCCAATTTCGAATCATCTCACAATCAGGGGCATTAAAATATGTCGAATCGCGTAGTAGAATCTTCAAATATGACAGATACAACAACCCCATCAGGATGATTGGCTTCATCAAAGAGTTGACACCGCCCTTATCATAA
- a CDS encoding TorD/DmsD family molecular chaperone, translating into MENLELEYHQNIANAYDLLRVVFFNQWREETVLDLKQKADALKDESKKLAFVQDIELIKGDALDTARWEYNRLFIGPQKPLATPFESVYRSKKKLMMRESTFEVREFYANVGLEVERKDHFPDDFIGFEFQYLFYVSQLTVALIEHKKEDEAIALIHERKDFLAQHPNQWFPAFCDDISNHSKEKIWKDLAEFILNISKQEETFFELFSIKNKEK; encoded by the coding sequence ATGGAAAATTTAGAATTAGAATATCATCAAAATATAGCAAATGCATATGATTTGTTGCGCGTTGTATTTTTCAATCAGTGGAGAGAAGAGACCGTACTTGATCTTAAACAAAAAGCAGATGCATTGAAGGATGAATCTAAAAAATTAGCATTTGTCCAAGATATTGAACTTATAAAAGGCGATGCTCTTGATACGGCAAGGTGGGAATATAATCGATTATTCATAGGCCCTCAAAAACCATTGGCGACTCCTTTTGAATCGGTTTATAGATCAAAGAAGAAACTCATGATGCGAGAGAGTACCTTTGAGGTAAGAGAATTTTATGCCAATGTGGGATTGGAAGTCGAGAGAAAAGACCATTTTCCTGATGATTTCATCGGCTTTGAATTTCAGTATCTTTTTTATGTATCCCAATTAACCGTCGCGTTGATTGAGCACAAAAAAGAAGACGAAGCCATCGCACTCATACATGAGCGAAAAGATTTTTTAGCGCAACATCCAAATCAGTGGTTTCCTGCATTTTGCGATGATATTTCAAACCACAGCAAAGAAAAAATATGGAAAGATCTTGCTGAATTTATTCTAAATATTTCGAAACAAGAGGAAACGTTTTTTGAACTTTTCTCAATAAAAAATAAGGAAAAATGA
- a CDS encoding nickel-dependent hydrogenase large subunit, which produces MSKKVTIDPLTRIEGHLKFETTLNNSGVVTDAKCTADMYRGIEKALIGYDAKVAQQVTQRVCGVCPYAHAEASALALENAMGLKLNKNGYLLRNLIVGAYRLQDYLLHFYTLSALDFIDITAITKYQGKDSGLLALKDWVNKELKSGKIFPAAPFLPRYEAAYTTNQNLNISAVKHYLESIQAMAEIHKMVAIFGGKSPHPVAIEAGGVTTRPTVDALMKYETLLKRTKAFIKDAYVPDVKAVAKAYKEYFKIGKGTGDLLNFDFMPDENGENFLFIGGSTINGKFEALKDTKILESQKYSYYKDGKKDYAPMEQDSEHPLSWYEYEREQKKSNGKYSWSKAPRYRDKVVEVGAVAQVVNTYKSGHNPELNRLVDSINTELGIKLSDYNSVMGRHLCRAIVSLIVVDRLEKDLNKVVPGELGFIEKEVPKNASGFGFTEASRGALAHWIETDDEGLIKNYEMIVPTTWNISPKDSKDRAGAVEQMLIGTKVADANNPIELARIVRSADPCIACSVH; this is translated from the coding sequence ATGTCAAAAAAAGTGACAATTGACCCATTAACAAGGATAGAAGGGCATTTAAAGTTTGAAACAACTCTGAATAACAGCGGAGTGGTTACGGATGCAAAATGTACTGCAGATATGTACAGAGGTATTGAAAAAGCACTGATTGGCTATGATGCAAAAGTAGCACAACAAGTGACACAAAGAGTATGTGGTGTTTGTCCTTATGCTCATGCGGAAGCTTCTGCATTGGCTTTAGAAAATGCCATGGGATTGAAGTTAAATAAAAACGGCTATCTATTGAGAAATTTGATTGTCGGTGCGTATCGTTTACAAGATTATTTGTTGCACTTTTATACCTTAAGTGCGTTGGATTTTATCGACATTACCGCAATCACAAAATATCAAGGCAAGGATAGTGGATTGTTGGCGTTGAAAGATTGGGTAAACAAAGAGCTCAAAAGTGGAAAGATTTTCCCAGCAGCACCTTTTTTACCACGATATGAAGCTGCATATACCACCAACCAAAATCTAAATATCTCAGCGGTAAAACACTATTTAGAATCGATTCAAGCGATGGCTGAGATTCATAAAATGGTAGCAATTTTTGGTGGCAAATCTCCCCATCCTGTTGCGATTGAAGCAGGGGGTGTGACGACACGACCAACTGTCGATGCCTTGATGAAATATGAAACACTCTTGAAGCGTACGAAAGCATTCATCAAAGATGCTTATGTCCCCGATGTCAAAGCGGTAGCCAAAGCGTATAAAGAGTACTTTAAGATAGGAAAAGGAACGGGGGATTTGTTGAACTTCGACTTTATGCCAGATGAAAATGGAGAAAATTTCCTCTTCATCGGGGGGTCTACTATCAATGGTAAGTTTGAAGCATTAAAAGATACAAAAATTTTAGAATCTCAAAAATATTCTTATTATAAAGATGGCAAAAAAGATTATGCTCCAATGGAACAAGACTCAGAACACCCTCTTAGCTGGTATGAATATGAGCGAGAACAAAAGAAATCAAATGGTAAATACAGCTGGAGTAAAGCACCAAGATATCGTGATAAAGTAGTCGAAGTTGGGGCTGTCGCTCAGGTAGTAAATACCTACAAGAGTGGCCATAATCCAGAGCTTAATCGATTGGTCGATAGTATCAATACCGAACTTGGAATCAAACTAAGCGATTATAACTCTGTGATGGGTCGCCATCTTTGCCGTGCTATTGTTTCCTTGATTGTGGTGGATAGATTGGAAAAAGATTTGAACAAAGTAGTCCCAGGAGAGCTTGGATTTATCGAAAAAGAAGTGCCTAAAAATGCTTCAGGATTTGGTTTTACAGAAGCCAGTCGTGGTGCTTTGGCGCATTGGATTGAGACAGACGACGAGGGACTTATTAAAAATTATGAAATGATAGTACCAACGACTTGGAATATCTCTCCTAAAGACAGTAAGGACAGAGCCGGTGCAGTAGAGCAAATGCTAATTGGAACAAAAGTAGCAGATGCCAACAACCCAATTGAGCTAGCAAGAATCGTCAGATCTGCTGATCCTTGTATAGCTTGTTCAGTACATTAA
- a CDS encoding 4Fe-4S dicluster domain-containing protein codes for MSKSQKGFLFDQNFCIGCKACEIACQVYHRQEELINWRHVDTFFYNDGNMEKEVYISNACHHCEEPACVEVCPTSAYTKRDDGIVVLDRDKCISCGYCEEACSYGAITLKGQDHKAQKCNMCAEKQDVGELPACVAACPVDCLKLVDTRVSDAAGMSKTAVGFVPSKMKPSIRFYPKFRSGDYIKIN; via the coding sequence ATGTCAAAAAGTCAAAAAGGATTTCTATTTGATCAGAATTTTTGTATCGGTTGTAAAGCCTGTGAAATTGCTTGTCAAGTATATCATAGACAAGAAGAACTTATCAATTGGAGACATGTTGATACTTTCTTCTATAACGATGGAAATATGGAAAAAGAAGTATATATCTCCAATGCGTGCCATCACTGTGAAGAGCCCGCTTGTGTAGAGGTTTGTCCTACTTCTGCTTATACGAAAAGAGATGATGGAATTGTCGTGCTTGATCGTGATAAGTGTATTAGCTGTGGTTATTGTGAAGAGGCCTGTTCTTATGGTGCCATCACACTAAAAGGCCAAGATCACAAAGCACAAAAATGTAATATGTGTGCAGAAAAACAAGATGTTGGCGAGCTTCCTGCTTGTGTTGCAGCGTGTCCTGTTGATTGTTTAAAATTGGTAGATACGAGAGTTTCAGATGCGGCGGGAATGTCAAAAACAGCCGTAGGATTTGTTCCATCTAAGATGAAACCATCTATCAGATTTTATCCAAAATTTAGAAGTGGCGATTACATAAAAATTAATTAG
- a CDS encoding dihydroneopterin aldolase — MEFLELSMMILIAYWIWKKPEKEGLAFKLFVGVFLVIVVVFYGIDIQYFVLPPMNL, encoded by the coding sequence ATGGAATTTTTAGAGTTGTCAATGATGATTCTAATCGCTTATTGGATCTGGAAGAAACCAGAGAAAGAGGGATTAGCGTTTAAATTGTTCGTCGGGGTCTTTTTGGTGATTGTTGTTGTGTTTTACGGCATCGACATCCAATATTTTGTGCTTCCACCAATGAATTTATAA
- a CDS encoding TetR/AcrR family transcriptional regulator: MARPAEYDLNTVLENAMELFWQKGYDKVSMADLVSFTGLNRRTMYALFGDKEGLFKEALEHYYAKRALCNIQLLQSHPGKKGIVKFLEKFAFDRGFKGCLFTNCMNKGDFMRAEAFHIPKDFFTKLQQQIEENLKEAKAHKEFSGDPKSMALTIITLVHGLNIHGKYNHSKEDGDSIIKNIAAMIT; the protein is encoded by the coding sequence ATGGCAAGACCAGCAGAATATGATTTAAACACAGTATTAGAGAACGCCATGGAACTCTTTTGGCAAAAAGGATACGATAAAGTATCGATGGCCGATTTGGTTTCTTTTACAGGATTAAACCGTCGTACGATGTATGCGCTATTTGGCGATAAAGAAGGTCTTTTTAAAGAAGCCCTTGAGCACTATTATGCAAAAAGAGCCCTCTGTAATATCCAACTACTCCAGAGTCATCCGGGCAAAAAGGGAATCGTTAAATTTCTGGAAAAATTTGCTTTTGATAGAGGATTTAAAGGATGTCTATTTACCAATTGTATGAACAAAGGTGACTTTATGAGAGCGGAAGCTTTTCATATCCCAAAAGATTTTTTTACAAAGCTACAACAACAAATCGAGGAAAATCTAAAAGAGGCGAAGGCACATAAAGAGTTCAGTGGCGATCCTAAATCAATGGCACTCACCATTATCACGCTCGTGCACGGATTAAATATTCACGGCAAATACAACCACTCTAAAGAAGATGGCGATAGTATCATAAAAAATATCGCGGCAATGATAACATAG